Proteins from one Setaria italica strain Yugu1 chromosome V, Setaria_italica_v2.0, whole genome shotgun sequence genomic window:
- the LOC101764364 gene encoding MACPF domain-containing protein At4g24290 has protein sequence MAAHKAMPQSAAEAAIRSIGLGFDVVSDIRIKYCKRRGSPDPWLIELDHGEVQDIVLPGGVTVAGVTKSIKCDKGERMRFRSDVLSFQQMSEQFNQELSLSGKIPSGLFNTMFEFTGSWQKDAANTKSLAFDGWFVTLYSVALSKGQIELRDHVKQAVPSTWEPAALARFIKNFGTHIVVGVKMGGKDVIYLKQQHSSSLQAADVQKRLKEMSDTRFLDANGQSDMSFKDTYGNNKSDTREQQLRFVQSSPLNSYSSNEDLVMMPKRRGGKDKEFISHSEWLNTVQAEPDVISMSFIPITSLLNGVPGSGFLNHAINLYLRHKPPIEELHQFLEFQLPRQWAPVYGDLALGPQRKRQSSTSLPVNIIGPKLYVCTNMVDAGKRPVTGLRLFLEGRKSNKLAIHLQHLCSLPQIIQLEDDPYNHQTQEYDRKYYEPIGPWKRFSHVCTAPVESDDLSIVTGAQLEVVNRGFNKILFLRLHFSKACNVALVKHSEWDNSPNLAQKSGLISTLISTHFSSVAQKPPPRPADVNINSAVFPGGPPVPVQTPKLLKFVDPTEMMRGPQDSPGYWVVSGAKLNLERGKISLRVKYSLLTAMMPDDEFTLEDDEC, from the exons ATGGCGGCGCACAAAGCCATGCCGCAGAGCGCCGCGGAGGCCGCGATACGCTCCATCGGCCTCGGCTTCGACGTCGTCAGTGACATCCGGATCAAGTACTGCAAGCGGCGCGGCTCGCCCGACCCGTGGCTCATCGAGCTCGACCATGGGGAGGTTCAGGATATCGTTCTTCCCGGCGGCGTTACCGTCGCCGGCGTCACCAAGTCGATTAAGTGTGACAAGGGGGAGCGGATGAGGTTCCGCTCCGATGTCCTGTCGTTCCAGCAG ATGTCAGAGCAATTCAACCAGGAGCTATCTTTGTCTGGCAAAATCCCATCTGGCTTGTTCAATACTATGTTTGAATTTACTGGCAGCTGGCAGAAAGACGCTGCTAATACCAAGTCACTTGCATTTGATGGGTGGTTTGTCACACTATACAGCGTAGCACTCTCAAAAGGGCAAATTGAACTCCGGGATCATGTTAAACAGGCTGTTCCATCAACCTGGGAACCTGCTGCCTTGGCAAG GTTCATCAAAAATTTTGGCACTCATATAGTTGTTGGTGTAAAGATGGGAGGGAAAGATGTAATTTATTTGAAACAACAGCATTCATCAAGCTTGCAAGCTGCTGATGTTCAAAAACGATTGAAGGAGATGTCAGACACGagatttcttgatgcaaatgGGCAATCTGACATGAGTTTCAAGGACACGTATGGGAATAATAAG AGTGATACCAGAGAGCAACAACTGAGATTTGTACAGTCTAGTCCACTGAATTCTTACTCGTCAAATGAG GATCTGGTGATGATGCCTAAGCGAAGAGGTGGGAAGGATAAAGAATTTATATCTCATAGCGAGTGGCTTAATACTGTTCAAGCAGAGCCCGATGTTATCTCAATGTCTTTTATACCAATCACGTCACTATTGAATGGAGTTCCTGGAAGTGGATTTTTGAACCATGCAATTAATCTGTATCTTCGAC ATAAACCCCCAATCGAGGAATTGCATCAGTTTTTGGAGTTCCAGCTTCCAAGGCAGTGGGCACCTGTTTACGGTGATCTTGCTTTAGGTCCTCAGAGGAAAAGGCAAAGCAGTACATCTTTACCAGTAAATATAATTGGTCCAAAGCTTTATGTTTGTACCAACATG GTTGATGCGGGTAAAAGACCAGTTACTGGACTCCGGTTGTTTCTTGAAGGAAGGAAGAGCAACAAATTAGCTATACATCTCCAGCATCTCTGCTCTCTTCCCCAGATTATTCAGCTTGAAGACGACCCTTACAATCACCAAACTCAAGAATATGACCGCAAATACTACGAACCAATTGGACCATGGAAGCGTTTCTCTCATGTCTGTACAGCACCAGTGGAGTCCGATGATTTGTCCATTGTCACGGGGGCACAGTTAGAAGTGGTCAACCGTGGCTTCAATAAAATACTGTTCCTTCGCCTGCATTTCTCCAAAGCCTGCAATGTTGCTCTCGTCAAGCACTCGGAGTGGGACAATTCTCCCAACCTGGCTCAGAAATCAGGCCTTATCTCAACACTAATTAGCACACATTTCTCCTCAGTGGCCCAAAAGCCCCCACCGCGTCCCGCAGATGTGAACATCAACTCAGCAGTTTTCCCTGGTGGCCCGCCTGTTCCTGTGCAGACCCCAAAGCTGCTCAAGTTTGTTGATCCAACAGAGATGATGCGTGGGCCGCAGGACTCACCAGGCTATTGGGTGGTTTCAGGTGCAAAGCTGAACCTTGAGAGAGGTAAGATATCATTGCGGGTGAAATACTCGTTGCTGACAGCTATGATGCCTGATGATGAGTTTACACTTGAGGATGATGAATGCTAG
- the LOC101763143 gene encoding uncharacterized CRM domain-containing protein At3g25440, chloroplastic translates to MATRVLSRQNLRKLATFTLQNISQSQLISPFPPGLRSGAVSPSKCFSPLYLFGHSWAVRWATYGSVNLVVSDDGKPKFQIEEVEPSKKGRYLTKKRLKLQRKRVKKKRKEANKNDPRRIRPKGKKIKQKFPTAEARLKYKIDKAKLKEAMLVEKLKKYEVAKAQGPMAKPDDLSGEERFYLKKVSQKKSNYVPVGRRGVFGGVILNMHLHWKKHETVKVICKPCKPGQIQEYANEIARLSGGIPVNIIGDDTIVFYRGKNYVQPEVMSPVDTLSKKKALEKSKYEQSLETVRRFIAVSEKELELYYRHVALYGIPQSQKADLVRGDNREASLLKMGGLDQAKDQLPYLGTNHFSDLHISDISESDEEDTSGSEYNVNDDDTEDMNNISEDAISDGLANRE, encoded by the exons ATGGCGACCCGTGTCTTGTCACGCCAAAATCTAAGAAAGTTGGCTACATTTACTCTCCAGAATATATCCCAGAGCCAACTAATTTCACCTTTCCCTCCAGGTCTCAG ATCTGGTGCTGTTTCCCCTAGCAAATGCTTCAGTCCCCTTTACCTGTTTGGGCATTCATGGGCTGTTAGATGGGCTACATATGGATCAGTGAATCTTGTTGTGTCTGATGATGGCAAACCTAAGTTTCAGATTGAGGAGGTGGAGCCCTCCAAAAAGGGAAGATATTTGACAAAGAAGCGATTGAAGCTTCAGAGGAAGCGggtaaagaagaagaggaaggaggcaAATAAAAATGATCCGCGACGCATCAGGCCCAAGGGAAAGAAGATAAAACAAAAATTCCCCACAGCTGAAGCTAGGCTCAAATATAAGATTGACAAG GCCAAATTAAAGGAAGCTATGTTGGTTGAAAAGTTAAAGAAGTATGAGGTTGCGAAAGCTCAAGGCCCTATGGCTAAACCAGATGATCTTAGTGGTGAGGAAAGGTTTTACTTGAAGAAGGTTTCACAGAAGAAGTCAAATTATGTCCCTGTTGGAAGGCGAGGAGTTTTTGGAGGCGTAATTCTGAACATGCACTTGCATTGGAAGAAGCATGAAACTGTGAAGGTCATATGTAAGCCCTGCAAACCAGGGCAAATCCAGGAATATGCAAATGAGATAGCTAGACTTAGTGGTGGTATCCCTGTTAACATCATTGGAGATGACACTATAGTCTTCTACCGAGGCAAAAACTATGTTCAGCCAGAAGTTATGTCACCTGTTGATACACTGTCAAAGAAAAAG GCActtgaaaaatcaaaatatgaaCAGTCGCTGGAGACAGTTCGGCGTTTCATTGCAGTATCTGAAAAGGAGCTTGAACTTTATTATCGGCATGTTGCACTTTATGGAATTCCACAATCCCAGAAAGCTGATCTTGTTCGTGGTGATAATAGAGAGGCTTCTTTGCTTAAAATGGGGGGATTGGATCAAGCAAAGGACCAATTGCCCTATCTGGGTACCAATCATTTTTCTGATCTTCACATCAGTGATATTTCTgaatcagatgaagaagatactTCTGGTAGTGAATATAATGTTAATGACGATGACACTGAGGATATGAACAACATTTCTGAAGACGCAATTTCTGATGGGTTAGCCAACAGGGAGTGA
- the LOC101762060 gene encoding cell division protein FtsY homolog, chloroplastic — MAAPSHVLPFLSPASTASSVRVSPGRRSGLLRCAAAAGQAGFFTRLGRLIKEKAKSDVEKLFSGFSKTRENLSVVDELLTYWNLADTDRVLDELEEALLVSDFGPKISFRIVDTLREEIRDGKLKSGPEIKASLKRCILELLTSKGGNPELNLGFRKPAVIMIVGVNGGGKTTSLGKLAHRFKNEGVKVLMAAGDTFRAAARDQLEVWAERTGSEIVIDNDKKAQPPAVLSQAVKRGKREGFDVVLCDTSGRLHTNYGLMEELVSCKKVIAKALPGAPNEILLVLDGTTGLNMLQQAREFNDVVGVTGFILTKLDGTARGGCVVSVVDELGIPVKFIGVGEGMEDLQPFDAEAFVEAIFP; from the exons ATGGCGGCACCCTCCCAcgtcctccccttcctctcccccgccagcaccgcctcctccgtccgcgTCAGCCCGGGCCGCCGCTCCGGCCTCCTCCgctgcgcggccgcggccgggcaGGCGGGCTTCTTCACCCGCCTCGGCCGCCTCATCAAGGAGAAGGCCAAGAGCGACGTCGAGAAGCTCTTCTCCGGCTTCTCCAAGACCCGCGAGAACCTCTCCGTCGTCGACGAGCTCCTCACCTACTGGAACCTCGCCGACACCGACCGAGTCCTCGACGAGCTCGAGGAG GCACTGCTCGTGTCGGACTTCGGGCCCAAAATCTCGTTCCGGATCGTCGACACGCTACGCGAGGAAATCCGCGATGGCAAGCTCAAGTCCGGGCCCGAGATAAAG GCATCCCTGAAGAGGTGCATTCTCGAACTGCTGACAAGCAAGGGCGGCAACCCGGAGCTGAATCTAGGTTTCAG AAAGCCGGCGGTCATCATGATTGTGGGAGTGAATGGTGGTGGAAAGACAACCTCGCTTG GAAAGCTTGCTCACAGATTTAAGAATGAAGGAGTGAAG GTATTGATGGCAGCAGGTGATACTTTCAGAGCAGCCGCCCGTGACCAGCTAGAAGTTTGGGCTGAGAGAACAGGTTCAGAGATTGTCATCGACAATGATAAGAAGGCACAGCCTCCAGCAG TTCTTTCACAGGCAGTAAAACGTGGGAAGCGTGAAGGATTTGATGTGGTTCTGTGTGATACATCAGGAA GACTTCATACAAATTATGGTTTGATGGAAGAATTGGTTTCTTGCAAAAAAGTCATAGCTAAAGCCCTTCCTGGAGCTCCTAAT GAGATtttgcttgttcttgatggcaCAACTGGCCTAAACATGTTGCAGCAAGCGCGGGAGTTCAATGAT GTTGTTGGAGTTACAGGATTCATCCTGACTAAGCTAGATGGCACTGCGCGGGGTGGCTGCGTG GTTAGCGTTGTAGATGAACTTGGAATCCCAGTGAAGTTTATTGGGGTTGGTGAAGGGATGGAAGATCTTCAACCCTTTGATGCTGAGGCATTTGTGGAAGCCATTTTCCCATGA
- the LOC101762735 gene encoding EP1-like glycoprotein 2, with product MLRRDARLLGAPALPLAAATLVLLVGGFRFQVAQAQPFDYPSARPSTSWANTDASLTHHVTFMDGSVARAALLRLNPAGFGPSYAFGFFCTNHKTTTPCADFLLAVAVVYCNSGALMTSVVAGIPQVVWSANRARPVGEGATAELTAAGDLVLKAADGTVVWSAGSAGRSVAGISINSDGNLVMLDGSNRTVWQSFDHPTDTLLVGQSLRQGARLTANTSAANWSPSRLYLAVADDSLSAYVDAKPPQRYYHLGFTRTAGAYAAYANGSLTVLASPAGAPLTTIQLPAVAAGTVQYMRLEYDGHLRLYEWRPAGWAPVFDVLRLFPDDCAFPTVCGAYGVCTEMQCSCPDTANFRPVDFRRPNRGCVPAAPPVSCATPRRAQRLVSLPGLAYFNDHATSMRTLERVSQDACKKACLDDCKCVAAQFIYGNNAGDGFCYLQSEVFSLETSLPEVVHYNSTMHLKVQAARTSAGL from the coding sequence ATGCTGCGGCGCGACGCGCGGCTCCTCGGCGCCCCCGCCCTgcccctggcggcggcgacgcttgtcctcctcgtcggcgggTTCCGATTCCAAGTCGCCCAGGCCCAGCCGTTCGACTACCCGTCGGCGCGGCCATCCACGTCCTGGGCCAACACGGACGCCTCCCTCACCCACCACGTCACCTTCATGGACGGCTccgtcgcccgcgccgcgctgctGCGCCTCAACCCCGCCGGCTTCGGCCCCTCCTACGCCTTCGGCTTCTTCTGCACCAACCACAAGACCACCACTCCCTGCGCCGacttcctcctcgccgtcgccgtcgtctacTGCAACAGCGGCGCGCTCATGAcctccgtcgtcgccggcaTCCCGCAGGTCGTCTGGTCCGCCAACCGCGCCCGCCCCGTCGGGGAGGGCGCCACCGCCGAGCTCACCGCCGCGGGCGACCTCGTCCTCAAGGCGGCCGACGGCACCGTCGTCTGGTCGGCGGGTAGCGCGGGGCGGTCCGTCGCCGGCATCAGCATCAACAGCGACGGCAACCTCGTGATGCTCGACGGCAGCAACCGCACGGTCTGGCAGTCGTTCGACCACCCCACCGACACGCTCCTCGTCGGCCAGTCCCTGCGCCAGGGCGCGCGCCTCACCGCCAACACCTCTGCCGCAAACTGGTCCCCGAGCCGCCTctacctcgccgtcgccgacgacaGCCTCAGCGCCTACGTCGACGCCAAGCCGCCGCAGCGCTACTACCACCTCGGCTTCACCAGGACCGCCGGCGCCTACGCCGCGTACGCCAACGGCAGCCTCACGGTGCTCGCCTCGCCCGCTGGTGCGCCGCTCACCACCATCCAGctgcccgccgtcgccgccggcacgGTCCAGTACATGCGCCTCGAGTACGACGGCCACCTCCGCCTATACgagtggcggccggcggggtgggcgcCGGTCTTCGACGTGCTCCGCCTCTTCCCCGACGACTGCGCGTTCCCGACGGTGTGCGGCGCCTACGGCGTGTGTACGGAAATGCAGTGCAGCTGCCCCGACACCGCCAACTTCCGGCCGGTCGACTTCCGGAGGCCCAACCGCGGCTGCgtcccggcggcgccgccggtctcGTGCGCGACCCCGCGCCGCGCGCAGCGGCTTGTGTCGCTGCCCGGCCTCGCCTACTTCAACGACCACGCCACCAGCATGAGGACGCTGGAGAGGGTGAGCCAGGACGCGTGCAAGAAGGCGTGCTTGGATGACTGCAAGTGCGTGGCGGCGCAGTTCATCTACGGGAACAACGCCGGCGACGGCTTCTGCTACCTGCAGTCGGAGGTGTTCTCGCTCGAGACGTCGCTGCCGGAGGTGGTGCACTACAACTCCACCATGCATCTCAAGGTGCAGGCCGCGCGCACGTCGGCCGGACTTTGA
- the LOC101763547 gene encoding RNA-binding protein 24-B: protein MSQAMSGSGGGAGQFGDTTFTKVFVGGLAWETHKEGMRAYFEQFGDILEAVVITDKNTGRSKGYGFVTFHDPEAALRACIDPYPVIDGRRANCNLAYLGVNKSKTAPVPPYLQPYAHAYGGGSMRAMKSIQTAGAGGASLMSLVPADHGIQQGIPTAAYNVYAGYSPYFSDYGYPLSYYQAYGGLQGAQQQYAVFGGGATAAGLTMAAANSSGLYPYFQYSPASLAAAGYSMAQYPQLYQYTAAAAGATTAAATLMTTVAGGLQQYAGAVAFTPNSTGQAGMTMSMTAPTLPAPAAQYQFTRLIPSHLAAAPDQKPSLA, encoded by the exons ATGTCTCAGGCCATGTCCGGGAGCGGTGGTGGCGCGGGGCAGTTCGGGGACACGACCTTCACCAAGGTGTTCGTGGGGGGCCTTGCCTGGGAGACGCACAAGGAGGGCATGCGGGCCTACTTCGAGCAGTTCGGCGATATCCTTGAAGCCGTCGTCATCACTGACAAGAACACCGGTAGATCCAAGGGATACGGATTT GTAACGTTCCATGACCCGGAGGCAGCGCTGAGAGCTTGCATCGATCCGTACCCGGTAATCGATGGAAGGAGGGCCAACTGCAACCTTGCCTATCTCGGGGTCAACAAGTCCAAGACTGCACCGGTGCCACCGTATCTGCAACCATATG CTCATGCTTACGGGGGAGGCAGCATGCGGGCAATGAAGTCCATTCAGACAGCTGGTGCGGGTGGTGCCAGCTTGATGAGCTTGGTGCCGGCCGATCATGGCATCCAGCAAGGGATTCCTACTGCTGCTTACAATGTTTATGCCGG GTATTCCCCATACTTCTCAGACTatggctatccgctg agctACTACCAAGCCTACGGTGGGCTGCAGGGAGCCCAACAGCAGTACGCTGTCTTCGGCGGAGGCGCAACTGCGGCAGGGCTAACAATGGCGGCGGCAAACTCCTCCGGACTCTACCCCTACTTCCAATACAGTCCGGCGAGCCTGGCTGCAGCTGGGTACAGCATGGCTCAGTACCCTCAGTTGTATCAGTAcactgcggctgcggcgggcgcCACGACAGCAGCGGCCACCCTGATGACCACGGTTGCCGGCGGCCTCCAGCAGTACGCTGGCGCGGTGGCGTTTACTCCAAATTCTACTGGCCAAGCAG GCATGACAATGTCTATGACAGCTCCAACTCTGCCGGCCCCGGCGGCACAGTACCAGTTCACCAGGCTTATTCCTTCTCACCTCGCTGCGGCACCAGATCAGAAGCCCAGCTTGGCCTAG